In Chloroflexota bacterium, one DNA window encodes the following:
- a CDS encoding phytoene desaturase, with translation MRIVVIGSGFGGLGAAIRLQAKGHDVTILEKRDKPGGRAYVYEQDGFKFDGGPTVITAPFMIDDLFTLAGRKTEDYVTMMPVSPFYRIFFHDQSHFDYSDDLPSMVRQIREWNPTDVDGYLEFVRRAEQIFNKGFTELADQPFLKLADMLKIVPDMIKLESYRTVYGFVSKFVQDERLRQVLSFHPLLVGGNPFQTTSIYTLINFLERKWGVWFAKGGTGALVQALVKLFEDLGGKIELNRDVAEISTYNGKATGVRLRDGSEIKADAVVCNSEVAWAYQNLLPSSMRKKYTDRKLARMRYSMSLVVIYFGTDRQYRGQDGPKLAHHDIILGPRYQPLLDDIFTKKQLADDFSLYLHMPTLTDPSLAPAGCEAFYVLSPVPHLGSGTDWRQAAKPYRDRIMNFLEDRYLPNLSKHIVSEHMITPLHFAETLNSYQGSAFSVEPILTQSAWFRPHNRSEEIPNLYFVGAGTHPGAGLPGVLSSAKIVDDLIGIAKP, from the coding sequence ATGCGAATTGTTGTGATTGGCAGTGGGTTTGGCGGTTTGGGTGCGGCGATTCGGTTGCAAGCCAAAGGCCACGATGTGACGATTTTGGAGAAGCGTGATAAGCCTGGTGGTCGGGCTTATGTCTATGAGCAAGATGGTTTTAAATTTGATGGCGGGCCAACTGTGATCACTGCGCCATTTATGATTGATGATTTATTTACCTTGGCAGGCCGCAAAACCGAAGATTATGTCACAATGATGCCAGTCAGCCCGTTTTATCGCATCTTTTTTCATGATCAAAGCCATTTCGATTACTCCGATGACCTGCCAAGCATGGTGCGCCAAATTCGCGAGTGGAATCCCACTGATGTCGATGGCTATTTGGAATTTGTGCGGCGAGCCGAGCAGATTTTCAACAAAGGCTTCACCGAATTAGCCGATCAGCCCTTTTTGAAATTGGCTGATATGCTCAAAATCGTGCCCGATATGATCAAGCTTGAGTCGTATCGCACAGTTTATGGCTTTGTTTCGAAATTCGTGCAAGATGAGCGTTTGCGTCAAGTACTCAGTTTTCACCCGTTGCTGGTCGGCGGCAATCCCTTCCAAACCACCAGTATTTATACCTTGATTAATTTTCTCGAACGCAAATGGGGCGTGTGGTTTGCCAAAGGCGGCACAGGGGCATTAGTTCAAGCCTTGGTCAAATTATTTGAAGATTTGGGCGGCAAAATCGAACTCAATCGCGATGTAGCTGAAATTAGCACCTACAACGGCAAGGCTACGGGCGTGCGCCTACGTGATGGCAGCGAAATCAAAGCCGATGCGGTGGTTTGCAATAGCGAAGTTGCTTGGGCCTATCAAAATCTCTTGCCCAGCAGCATGCGCAAAAAATACACCGACCGCAAGTTGGCTCGGATGCGCTATTCAATGTCGCTGGTCGTGATCTATTTTGGCACTGATCGGCAATATCGCGGCCAAGATGGGCCAAAACTCGCGCATCACGATATTATTTTGGGGCCGCGCTATCAGCCTTTACTTGATGATATTTTCACGAAAAAACAGCTGGCCGATGATTTCTCGCTGTATTTGCATATGCCCACCTTGACCGATCCATCGTTGGCACCAGCAGGCTGCGAGGCCTTTTATGTGCTTTCGCCAGTGCCGCACCTTGGTTCAGGCACCGATTGGCGGCAGGCAGCTAAACCGTATCGCGACCGAATTATGAACTTTTTAGAAGATCGCTACTTGCCCAATTTATCCAAACACATCGTCAGCGAGCATATGATTACGCCCTTGCATTTTGCCGAAACCTTGAATAGCTACCAAGGCAGCGCCTTCTCGGTCGAGCCAATTCTGACGCAATCGGCCTGGTTCCGCCCGCACAATCGCTCGGAAGAAATTCCTAATCTCTATTTTGTCGGGGCTGGAACCCACCCCGGGGCAGGCTTGCCGGGCGTATTATCCAGCGCCAAAATCGTCGATGATTTGATTGGTATTGCTAAGCCATAG